Sequence from the Methylophilales bacterium MBRSF5 genome:
AAAAAATTGAAAGCTGCGTCTCCCAATATCCTAATATCCTCAGATTTTATTGTCGGCTTTCCAGGAGAAACAGATCAAGACCACCAGCAAACAATTAAAGCAATTAAAGAAATAGATTTTGACTATAGCTATAGTTTTTTATATAGCGCTAGACCCGGCACGCCTGCCTCTTATCTAAAAGATTCTACAAATGAAGAAATTAAAAAAGATAGGTTGCAAGAGATTCAAAGCTTAATTAATGAGCAAGGTAAAAATCATACCCATGCCCTAATGAATAGCGAACAAAGAGTACTCATCGATGAAAAAGTTGATGACATCACTTTTAAAGGTAAAACAGATAATAATCGAATTATTGAAATTAAGACTAAACAAGATATTTTGAATCAAATGGTGAAAGTTAAAGTCATTAAAACAACTGATAAAAGAATTATTGGAGAACTAGTTTAATTGACAACTACATTCATACTTGAACCTGAGAATAACAAACAACTTATCAATACCTGCGGCCCACTGGATGAGAACATCCAACAAATTGCAAAAAATCTTAATATAAAAATCTCAAGAAAAGGTTTTCAATTCTCTTTAACTGGAGCTGATCAAAAAATAAAAATAGCATCTGATATGCTTCAGCATTTTTATTTAAAAGCAAAAACACCCATTACCTTAGAAGATATTCAGCTTAGCCTGGTAAGCATTAATGAAGATAAACATGCAGAGAATATTGAATTAATTGAGCTAAAAACAAAGAAAAATGATTTACAAGGAAGAACGCCGCGCCAGCAAAGTTACCTTAAGCTTATTCAAGAAAATGACATTAACTTTGGCATTGGTCCAGCTGGAACTGGAAAAACATACCTTGCTGTTGCTTCAGCTATTGATGCGTTAAATCGTGAAAAAATAAAAAGAATTATCTTGGTTCGACCAGCAGTTGAGGCAGGTGAAAAATTGGGATTTCTTCCAGGCGACCTTGCGCAAAAAGTTGATCCTTACCTAAGACCCTTGTACGATGCATTATACGATTTAGGTGGTTATGAAACAGTGGACAAGTGGTTTGAGAAACAAATTGTTGAAATTGCTCCATTAGCTTATATGCGAGGACGAACACTAAATCAAAGCTTTATTATTCTTGATGAAGCTCAAAATACCACACCTGAGCAAATGAAAATGTTTCTGACTAGGATTGGCTTTGGTACTAAAGCGGTAATTACTGGAGACATTACTCAAATTGATCTGACTAAAGGACAAAAAAGTGGGCT
This genomic interval carries:
- a CDS encoding phosphate starvation protein PhoH; this translates as MLEPENNKQLINTCGPLDENIQQIAKNLNIKISRKGFQFSLTGADQKIKIASDMLQHFYLKAKTPITLEDIQLSLVSINEDKHAENIELIELKTKKNDLQGRTPRQQSYLKLIQENDINFGIGPAGTGKTYLAVASAIDALNREKIKRIILVRPAVEAGEKLGFLPGDLAQKVDPYLRPLYDALYDLGGYETVDKWFEKQIVEIAPLAYMRGRTLNQSFIILDEAQNTTPEQMKMFLTRIGFGTKAVITGDITQIDLTKGQKSGLLEIEKVLKDIKGISFTKFQSKDVVRHPIVQKIIDAYDKIEND